ctaagcgcTGCCTGCTGGTCATTTAACTGATGAATAAAACCCACGCTTCCCTCCAGCACTGCTTTttatcttgaaaaaaacaacaacgtggaAATataggcgtgtgtgtgtgtgtgtgtgcatttacatcatattttatgtttgtgtgtgttgtcatGGTGACGGGCGTAGGAAATAGTTTGTCTATAAGTGGTGGTTGTGATGCTTTCACCATGTGATGACATCATGAAAGTTTGTTTCAGTGCTTGCGcttgtttaaaaagtcaaaccAAAGTCTGGACAGGACGTTGACTAGTGGTTAGCATATGTGCCTCACAGTCGGGAGGTTCTGTGTTGGAATCTCGACCTTCCGGTTAGCAGTTAGCATGTTCTCGCCTTTTTATTATGTGGGTTTTTCCCTCTCGCGTTTCAAAACTGTGTTAGCCTAACATGCGAGCTTGATATAAGCCATCAAAAAAATGCGCGTTGGTCTCGTTGTGATTGACCCGCGACCGCTCCCAAATCGAAGCATATAACGAGCAACGTTTAAGTCCCAAGTGTTGATTCAAAATCAGGTCAAAGGTCAATTTCATACGTTAGCGAAAAACGATTTGAGGCCACTCCAGTTTGAGCATTCAATCCAGTGATTGTTTTGCATACCAGTCACTGATCTAtattatatgactggatagccgataggccaagacttttgaggtcaggaggcggccatattgctcctcccaagaaacgtttctcgtcATACAatccgatacatttacagtatctaagctggagaatatttgagacagtattTAGTAGAAATAGCATCATTTatggtgtttttaaattgttaaacataaacaagaggacttaagacgttttacaacttgccttgtacaacttgtttatttatacagtcgtctgctggcgaggtgggagtaacaagatggcccgcctgtgacttcaacggtttGCACAGGCTCGTATGGGTTATTGGCCAtatatccagtcatatatacgggtcatatatacaggtcagtgctaCCAGTAGAGGGCGCCCATAGCGTTTAGCTTGCTAACGAGGAAAAACAAGCCACTTTGTGTTCTGTTTCTGTTTACGGACTTTCCTCAGCAGACCTCCTCACTTCCTTCCTGCCCGCCTCCTTcctggacacacacacaaactggcGTTTTCCTGTGCTATGAATGGCTGCAGTGTTTCCTGCCTTTCATAAACATGAGGAAGGTAACAGTTAGCTGCTCCATTCACTGACACAATCAGCAACTTTTGGAACCGTCTAATCAATGAAGAAAACCTTCTTCTttgtttcagcaataaaaaaaataaaaataaataaataaaaagaataggaaggctttttgaactttaattttttaatttaaatgaattacttaataatttaattaattcaatttaattatttaatctattattattattattattatttttacttttaattctTTTAACATTTATTCTTAACATCTGGCCTGGaatatttgatgtttttttttctctaaaattgggtgatatagatatatatatatatatatatatatatatatatatatataaggggtgtcaaaattagtgcgttaattttgagttaatttaaagttcctttaacaccactattttttttaatgactgcccctgtactgggggaattccagtcgcaacgcagaagACACGTCCGCGTCAAAAAATGGGCAGTTATcaattttacaataataatgtatatatttgtgaagAAGATAAAGGTCACGTTtgtattacaatttttaaaatgtgcagaatttcacaagttacttcatgttaaagattagctagctcttaatatttaaaaagaaaaatgcactgagctgtcaccaatgtcttacaaatgcaattatgccatctagtggcagaaaaatgaccaacacaaatcaatatcaaactCGTTTTtagagtacagtacatctttttttaactcaattttatgaattatgaaattactgcatcaatgactaaaagatgcatccatatttctattagtttaactcccgcccccccccaacacacacatacacacaattttatgttaattagcgtatgaaaacttagacaaaagaatgttttattgtacatttttgtacaaaatttgcaactaattgtgagttaactattgaagtcatgtgattcattatttatttattttttttagcaaattgCGGTTGATGTGAGGGAGAGAAGAATAAAGACAAGAATTATTGATTGAGTGATGACAAAAGGAAATCAAAAGTCACGGAGGATGGCGTGAGCGGACCGGTGgccagcatccatccatccacgcgTGACCTTTCAACTCAGAGGAGGTCATGTCTGCCATCTTTGTGCGCTTGGGAGCGTGAAAACGGGACGTGCCGAGGAAATCGCCGTGACGACGAGGTCAACTGAGCAGACTGTGGAAATCGCCGTGACGACGAGGTCAACTGAGCAGACTGTTGTCGTACCTGCGGGggagaaaataaaatatcacaAGTCGTCGTCGTCTTTGATGATCCTCGTCTTCATCATCAACCTTAACATTTTTATCCTAATCattttttatcatcatcatcatcatcatccttatTATGGACAATCATCTTCATCATTATATTATCATTATCTTCATCAGTATCATCATCTTTTATCCTCTTtctcatcatcaacatcatcctTCTCGTCGTcgctcatcatcatcttcatcattctCGAGCATCCTCTTCCTCGCGGACTCACGTTGCGACGCATTCGGGGATGTGCACGTGCTGAGTGGGCAGCCGAGCCGAAAGCTCCCGAAGGTTGCCGACGAACTCCAGCTTCCTGCTGAACTTTGaactgaggaggaggaggtaggCGGGACAGGAAGTCAACTTCCATGACGCGCAACAGCTAGtcatgttgactttttttttttttaattaattcattcatttttttaatttaattttattttattttttgtgtgcgaCGGCGAGGAGCTGACCTGATGAAGGgtttgatgatggtgatgagcgCTTTGATGGACCAAGTGGGGTGAACCACGAACACGCCTTTCAGATTCTTCCTCAATCTGCGCACAAACAAGCCAACAAACGGACACCAAACGCCACCATTTTGTTTTACGTTATTGTTTGAGTCATCATCAGTCACCAAAATGATAAATCGACTCGTGGTGGCTGTTAGTCACGACGTTAGTTACGTCATTGCATCTTGCACATTCCAATGACGTTAGAAAATGGCCGCCTCATTTTGAAAGGATGTGGGCGGGGAGTTCGTGACCATTTCAACCGGTTAAACGGCGCTTTGACGCCCTCTGCCAGACACAACGAAGCAACGCAcgggtgtattttttattttttattttttgtctttcgtGTGCATCTgccatggttatttttttagttttctaaaactaacggaaaaactaaaattcaaaataacaatttcgttaacgaaataaaataaaaacgaaagcgcttaaaaaaaaaacgtaaactaaatgaaactacaatttgtgtttataaaactaacaaaaaataaaactaaacaaaaaaatgttaaatacataaaataaaaaaaataaaaaaaataaaaaaaataaaatgccttttaaaaaatgaaaactaactgaaactacattatatgtttacaaactaacaaaaacctaaaactaaaataaaaaaaatgttaaatacataaaatagaaataaaataaatacataaataaaaatgaaaatgccttttaaaaaaatgaaaactaactgaaactatattttatgtttacaaaactaacaaaaactaaaactaaaattaagaagaattgttaaataaataaaataaaataaaaatgaaaatggcttttaaaaaatgaaaactgaaactacattttatgtttacaaaactaacaaaaaaatacaactaaaattaaaaaaaaaagtgttaaacaaataaaataaaataaaaatgaaaatgccttttaaaaaacgacaactgaagctacattttatatttacaaaactaaaaaaatgaaactaaaattaaaaaaaatgttaaatacataaaataaaataaaaactaacaaaaaataaaactaaaataaaaaaagttacattaataaaagataaataaataaataaccatacTGGTAatacgcattaaaaaaaaaaaaaaaaacgaatactgaaactaactcaaactaatgAAAAGGAAGtcaaatgtgtgcgtgtgctgacCTCCACGCGATGGTGTGGTAACATTCCTTGAGCCAGCCGATCGCTGGCAGTTTGTCCTTATGACCGCCGGCACAAAGATAAACAATCACGTAGTTTTCGCGCACCATCAGCTCCAACGTGCCCACTAAGTACCTgaaacatgcgcacacacaaagaCAGGTGCataatgtgtatgtgtatgtgtgtgtgtgtgtgagcgtcTTACCTGAACAGGTTGTCCATCACATAGCGATAATTTTCCAGCGTGTTCTCGGGCAGGTAACAAGAGGAAAACACGATTATGTCATTCATCCCGTCGCCATAGTAACCTGAGGAGGCAATTCAGGTGAGGAGCCAGCCAGGTGAAAGATGACAtgatgtgcgcgtgcgtgcgtataCCGCCGTGCGACAGAACCCTGAGGAACGGTTGCAGCACGCTCATGTTGACGCGTCCGTCGTGCGGTGCCGGTCCGGGTCCGGCGGAGAAGCAGCGCCACCTGGTGCCCCGGCTGTCCACCACGTCCTCGCGCTCAAGCGCTCCCATCAGGCCCGCGGGCTCCGCCTCCGCCGCTGAGCCGCGGCTGGAGGCCAGGCCACGCCCCCGCGACTCATCTGCACTCAAGAATGaagtatagaaaaaaaaattagaacttACCATCGTAACAGTTTACATTttgatagcattttttttttatgtcaaaaagAAGATGAGGTATGTAATAATGCAGACTTTTCTGTGCGCAAATTTTACCATCATAATACAAATGGttctataaaaaaagaaaaaatagacaAAGTACAAGtgcgttacatccctaaataaaatatatattatatacattaATATAtaattagaataataataataataatcgtaatataataataataattcattcattcattcattcattcatcttcttgaccgcttattcctcacaagggtcgcgggtaataataataataataataataataataatgtattatatatatatatatatataatacattattattattattattattattattattataataataataataataatgtattatatatatatatatatatatatatatatatatatatatatatatatatatatatatatatatatatatatatatatatatatatatatatatataaatgccctAAAAACATTTAATCACTATATTTGGacttttcttaaaaataaataaataagaaagaaagaaagaaagaaagaaagaaagaaagaaagaaagaaagaaagaaataagcgTTCCTTAAAATATATAGCAAGCTGTCATTGGTCTTCCTTTAATCGAGGCAATGTTGAAAGGTCACTATGGATTGCTCTGGCTactaggaaagtagtaattatgtgcattttttatttttttttgcagttccaaagcattaaaaaatagaTGCTGGCACGGTCCCGCCCGTCCGTCACTTGCCGGGCTGCTCTGCGACCTCTCTCACCTTCCAAATCCGGGTCGTCGACGGGGAAGCGAAGGGACTCGCTGTCCGAGGGCGTCTCCAGGGCGTCCAAGTCCAAGTCCAGACCGCAGTCGTCGTCCTCGTCCCCGGGAGACGGCGACAGGAAGGCCGAATGGAAGTCGCCCGACTCGCTGCGACCTGAACACCAGCGACGCGTCAGCTCAACGTATAAGCTCACCAACATATTTGCTCAAGAGTCCTAGGAAactataatcataataataatattataataataatacatttattttgtatagcgcttttcaAGGTACTCAAAGACGCTTCACAGGTAGTCCAAAAAAAAGATCGAGCACAATGATTAAAAATGATAATACATACATGTTGAAGCAGATAGCAAGCTAATGTACATTAGCATGCGTTCACATTAGCATTCAACTAGCATACTTTTGTGAGATAAAATGACgtgaacattttggtgttttaaAACCTCTGAACTTTGTTCTGTCGGATTGATTTGTCTTTTCAAACGATCAAGTCCTTGGAAAttacaatgtcccatcactgaggtcattatttttatttttagaacaggccagTGGGCTAACATGTCACTAATGTTGATTTAGCTGATTATTAGCAAACACATAAGGACAtcaatgctaatttccattagcTTGCGTtcacgttagcattaagctaccaGACGTCTGTCAGACAAAATGACatgaacattttggtgttgTAGTACCGTgaaactttgttttgtttaattcatttgtcttttcaaacGATCACTTTTACGAGTCCTTGGAAATTACGATGTCCCACAACTAAGGCTTTATTTTGAGAACAGGCCAGCGGGTTAGCATGTCGCTGATCCTGATTTAGCCGATTATTAGCAACCACATAATTACATCAATGCTAATTCCCATCAGCATTgcgatttttttgtcagattagATGAGgtgaacattttggtgtttttaaTACCTTTAATACCTTATTTGTCTTTTCAAAAGATCACGTCTgaggaattatttttaaatagctGATTATTAGCAACCACATCAtcaatgctaatttccattagcCCATCTGTAGTGTTTGGAATTATAGGTTAGCATTAACTCACTgaggttagcacatccgcttcccagttctgaggtctccggttcgagtccaggctcggaccttcctgggtggagtttgcatgttctccccgtgcccgcgtgggtcttctccgggtactccggtctcctcccacattccaaagacatgcgtggcaggttaattgggcgctccgaattgtccctaggtgtgcgtgtgagtgtggatggttgtttgtctctgtgtgccctgcgattggctggcaaccagtccagggtgtcccccgcctactgcccagagccagctgagataggcgccagcagcccccgcgacccttgtgaggaataagcggtcaagaaaatggatggatggcattaaCTCACTgactcagccattttcattgaagaaacagattttgcaaggcccacagaacattgtgttctcttactataaaaacatggaacctacaaaaagaaagattacagttttttctttcatgaggaaaaaaagtatatttgtatctgtttccattttgcagccattagcattagaatgtagctaagtttcatcaatattcacattcctgttgaaaacactggcaaaaagagcttgttgcaacattgccCTGGCTGACCTCTTGAATGGCTTGAATGAGTAAAACTAGTATCAGATGTTGGAGTTTAAATTATCTTGTAAATATGTCTTGTCCGATTgatttggttttcttttttttgtttttgtttgtgcagTTCTGACCTAAAGACACGCTGAGCGTCGGGGCGACCAGAACCTTCCGCCTCCTCTCCATTCCTCCTCCGCCACACGACGACAGCTCCAGTGTGACCGGACGCTCTGTGGACAGGAAATGACAGCACAGAAGTATATTTTTTGATTGAGGTATGAGCGTCATAACTCAAAACCACAACCCCTTATCTCAAGTCATGCCATAATAGCCGTTCCACAATTCGGTAGTTTGTGCATTCAGATGCATGAATTCATTGCCATTCCTTCTGGTGGGCGGCGTTACACTGGGGGGCAGTGTAACGCATTCATGAAGACGCAAAGCAAAGAAGACATTCACAACTACTGCGATTGGTGCAGTAAACGGCAAGAATAGCTACATTTTTTTGgaaaggataaaaaaaacaagacggtTGTGGTGAAATATCGATGCTATTCATTAGCATTGCTagttagcattaggctagcTACGTCAACAGAAATTTAGTGAGGAGTCGTTGACGTCACCTGGTGACAAAAGAGAAGACGGTAAGTGACGTGTCGTTTCCTCGTCgcgctcttcttcctcctcaacTTTGCGCTCTTCCTCACAATCCAGCtcaccctcctcttcctcacaaGCAAGAAGAGACCAACAAATGAGGTCAACGGGGTCAAACGCGCGTGCGTTTCTTTCTCACCTGCCGAGTCGGCGGTGTCCGCCGTTGCCGCGGCGACGCTGCATTCCTGCGAGTCTGACAAAACGCGACACACAACTTTCatattccaacaataatgctggtcattttatttcagtgtgtgtgcgcgcgcgttatCCCGGCATGTACCTAATGAGGGGACCGGGCAGGTAGAGGAGAGTGTCACATGACCCGCCGCTTCACTCGGCCTGGAAGTTGTCGTCACGGTTGACATGTTGACTCCATAAAACCTAAACACACACGCGGAcgtcacaaacaaacacacataaacCTTCACACACAGGTAACTTACCTGTGTGCTCCGTCAGGTGTGTCGAgtctttttgaaaatgttaaatgtaaaaaaaaaaaaaaaggggtaaaGAACaagggaataataataataataataatattcacgCAGCAACTGGTCTTTAGTCGTCAAGTCAGACGGGAAAGTGCCGTCTCAcctgatgacatcatcgctgGGTGGACTCTGACACCTCACCTGTGTGGGAGGGGCCAACCATCTgctagtgtgtgtgtgcgtgacacGCCGTAAAATGTCAGACAGGCGCAAACACGTGCAAGGAGGAAGTGGAAGAAAAGAGGAAGTCACGGATCAGGTTTCAAGTGCCTCGTCCAATCAGAGGCCTTCGTTTGCTTCCCTTGCTGTGTGTGCTCtggccaacatggccgccaggcTCAGTCGAACAAACTCTTCCGTGGATGCATTCCGTGAAATATAGTGGTGagcgatactgcaaattttaTCAAGTATCGCTGATACCAATATCATTATTTATACTTTTGAAAATtatcgtatatatatatatatatatatatatattttttaattaaattaaattaataatgataatacataaataataactaataatattataaatcatataataatgtaataatgtaataatgtaataatgtaataatataataaataataaattaaattacatttaattaattaatttctcaATCAAATTTTtacctttaagtgtttttgtgttttgtgtaaaCAAAGGACACAATTAGGACAAAGTTTAGTGAcaaatagaaaatactttatcaatgctcccccccctcccccagacatattcaaaatatttttctgaATGTTCTTAAACAAAGTACACAAAAGTGATTGTAGGAAAAggaatgtaaacaaatactttgtcatatactgttcagaaaTTGATTAATTCTTTAGTGTGTCCTCTAAGATCAGCAAtgattcctcttttttttatttttttatttttttgattttagaGTATCACATCTGGAATTCCGCACCGCCGTCAATACATTTGAACTTAGTTGGACTTTGTTGaaattttttctttccttttttcttttagaaaGTATTTCCATGAGGATGTCTTTTTCATTATTAATTTGCTAATAATTTGTGCTAATTTGCTTCACAACATACAAAAAGGATTTATGaagatttcaaaatgtgttttatttataaaataatatagtttacttaattattaataattattaattataattataatataattagggatgtaacgataagggcaatatcgtgatattgtgatattaaaactgccacaatatcgtcgtcgtcatgttcacaatatttaaagggaacaaatgtaaaaaaaaaagaaaaaaaaaaaaaagtcaggttgatttccatttgtgcagttttagcaccctctggtggctagtttattagtgcaatttagggtgtattcagacctgcactgtttggtccgctttaaacgGACCAGAGTTCGTTTCCCACGCTGGTGCGaaccttttgtgcaggtctgaacacacacaaacgaatcctgttttttttttttttagaaagtatttccATGAGGATGTCTTTTTCATTATTAATTTGCTAACACTTTGTGctaattttcttttctatttattctttttatttatttataactaTTTTAGCATTTAGACTCGAAACAAAAAGGCTCTGAAAACTATAAATAGTATAGTGATACTTAAGGTTTCCAGTTTGTTCATTTCAGGTCAACTTTTCTGTACTTGTGTGATTCAATTAAGATTatttgaagaaaacaaaaatcattgggtcattgggtatatatatatataaactgttttttttatgctttattgaACAACTGTTGCAGACTAACAAACATCGCAGCGATCAGTGCATGTCAGGTCGATACAACACtcataatacaaaacaaaaatttattcatgaaaataaaatgtcactttttttccatATAACTTAAATCTTATTTCGCACATATATTCAAAGTCCTCTCAGCCTTTTTATTCTGGCAGGCGTTGAGTGTTTgcaaaaataagtcaaaatctttataaaaaataaaaaaagtaaatacagaACGTCGCCTGTTTGTTGCGACAGAGTTAGTCGGTTTACGACAGCTGAGGGTCTTGTTACCTTGTGCATGCGCCGATTACCAGAAGCGCCCAAAAggatttttgtttgaaaaacagcGTAAAAAGTGCTAATAACGCGCGCATGCTGTTATGCTCAAGTGCCAATCAAAAATGTATCTGTGTGTTGACGTGTGTTTAGTACGGCGAGTGCGTGGCCGGCATGCTACCTGAaacgtcacttcctgtagaaaaTTTCACAATTATATTTAAGTGACTATTAAATTTCCCGGGGATTATAGTATTTTGCAATTAATGCACcttgaagaagaaaatgtaataGTTATACAAAATTTGCCAGTTGCTGCTACGCaagaaggttaaaaaaaattgccccccagaaaataaaaaatttaatttgaaatgtgatgagcaagtgctgccacctgctgactcaTTTctcaattttgtttattttccgtCCACGCCACACACTGGATCAGTGCACAAGTTTCGTTTGTTTCTTTTCTATACATGCTACAATCAAGATTATGCCATTAAAAGATCGTTCAAGTCAAGCTCCGCCCACTGAGCAACTGTCAACAAATTAACATTGCAGAGCGTTAGGTCGCTAAAAAGGTAACAAACTTCGACTTaatgctttcatttttttaaagtcatgtgCCCGTTAACTAAACGTGCTAGAAGTCATCTACAACCCAAAGCTTGTCAACATTTGTGATTGTGTCCGCCTCGTCTTTTCCTTTTCCAACAAGCTAACGAGTTAGCCTGGCTACGGATGTGAGCCTCGCCGACGTTGGTGGGCGTGGTTTGGAAGGTAAACAGGTGTCGTGACGCAAGACTTAGCATGTGCAGCTAAGCTAGTTCCGCTTTGGCGAGcgtaaagtttgtttttgtactaTGTCACGTCAGCTGGCGGTCGTCTGAACTGTAAGTTCGCATATTTTAACATAAGTTGAATGGTACTTCgccattaaaaacaatattttacatGTTTTGTGTGTAGTAGCAAGTAAAAAGGGGTTTAATAAAGCATCGAACGCAAAGTGTTTCACATAATGTAATGTTTGATGTTTTGATTGCAAAAGAGACAACATGTTTGTCTTCTGGTGCAGGAATGCAACTCCCGCCTCCGCTCTTTTGTCACAACATGTGGATTGTCACATAGGTAAGTTTCTTACATAgccacaaaaatgtcacagGGGATTTTCATCCTTCTATATTTCTTCGAcgcattttgtggacatttaacCTTTTTTCGTGGTTCCGACAGAATATTTGCCCCACGTCTGCGTCTCCTCAGACTGCCTTTTCGTTTTCATCGAACCATGTCAGCGCCAGGAGTGATTGACAGCGACTCGTGAGGACGTCGTGTGCTGAGTCACCCTTGGGACTGACccctcatcttcatcttcatcatcatcatcatcatcttcgtcatcacaacaacaacaacaacatgtccGCCTCCGAGCCGGCGCCCGACGACGTCGACGCCGCGTCGCTCCCTCCGACAGCCGCTGCCGCCAAGGAATGTCTCGTAACCGCGGCGACGGCAGGGTCAGAGGTCACGGGCCAGCCCACCACCGGTGGGGCCGCTCGGGAGGAAGGGGCGGAGCCAGCAGCGTTGGAAAGTGGATCGACGCGCAATGATGCGGAAGACGACGCGCCAGGGGGCGGAGTCACGGGTGAGCCTTGCTTGTTTTCGTGGTTACGCttctgtcagccattttgttaacACATTTCAGTTTCGTCGCCGTTCATTTTAGGGCCCGAATCTGAGGCGGTGGAGAGTTCGTCTTTGGCGACAGCCGACAGTTCAGACGAGCTGCGCGAGTCCAGCGACTCGGCGTCCTTCTCCATTCCCAGTCTGGATCTCTGTGAGGGgacggcgacggcggcggcaGGAAGCTCAGAAGTGGCGGACGACATCTTGTCGCCGTCGTTGGGGGCGGAGGGAAGCTCGCGGGCCAATGAGGCGGCGAATCTGAAGGACGAGCAGGTGGcaggtagtgttaattttgtcaacaaaaactgaacagaaataattttgtcaacacatgtTTTTCACCGGAGTAAACCTCATTAagaaacaaagacaaaatgaaCGTGGCAGGACAATCAAGTCGTGACCTGTAATTGCCCTCCCGTCCAAAGGGGGCGCCGCCACTGCCGCCGAGGCTCCGGCCGGCGCCTCGTCGGCGACGTATTACCTGGTCAAGTGGATCACCTGGAAGGAAAAGAAGACGCCCATCATCACCCAGAGCGACAACGGAccctgccccctgctggccatCATGAACATACTCTTCCTTCGCTGGAAGGTAAACGCGCCAAAACGACGcattgtgtgtgcgcgtcttgacgtgtctgtgtgtgtgtgtaggcaaAGCTCCCGGCTCAGACTGAAGTTGTCACCACAGAGGACCTGATGGCTCACCTGGGTAAGCCGCCGCCGATGACGTTGCCGTGACATCATCGCCATCATGTGACTGACGTGTGCGTACGTACGCAGGCGAGTGCGTGCTGTCGGTTGCGCCGAGAGAAAAGACGGACGGGATGGAGCTCAACTTCCAGCAGGTACGCACAAAATGAAGGAAGACAACGTTGTGTAAATATGGCGATGACATCACAGCGGCGTGGGCGTTTCAGAACGTGAGCGACGCCATGGCGGTGCTGCCCAAACTGTCGACGGGCCTGGATGTCAACGTGCGCTTCACGGCCGTCACAGACTTCGAGTACACGCCCGAGTGCATCGTCTTCGACCTGCTGGACATCCCGCTCTACCACGGGTGGCTGGTTGACCCCCAGGTGACCTCCGCCAGCCCCGCCCACCTCCGCAATCCGCTGTTGACTatcgtgcatgcgtgcgtgcgcagAGTCCGGAGATGGCGGCCGCCGTGGGCAAACTGAGTTACAACCAGCTGGTGGAGAAGATCATCGACTACAAACACTCGACTGACAGCACG
This portion of the Festucalex cinctus isolate MCC-2025b chromosome 19, RoL_Fcin_1.0, whole genome shotgun sequence genome encodes:
- the mindy1 gene encoding ubiquitin carboxyl-terminal hydrolase MINDY-1, whose amino-acid sequence is MSASEPAPDDVDAASLPPTAAAAKECLVTAATAGSEVTGQPTTGGAAREEGAEPAALESGSTRNDAEDDAPGGGVTGPESEAVESSSLATADSSDELRESSDSASFSIPSLDLCEGTATAAAGSSEVADDILSPSLGAEGSSRANEAANLKDEQVAGGAATAAEAPAGASSATYYLVKWITWKEKKTPIITQSDNGPCPLLAIMNILFLRWKAKLPAQTEVVTTEDLMAHLGECVLSVAPREKTDGMELNFQQNVSDAMAVLPKLSTGLDVNVRFTAVTDFEYTPECIVFDLLDIPLYHGWLVDPQSPEMAAAVGKLSYNQLVEKIIDYKHSTDSTQVSEGLAAEHFLETTATQLSYHGLCELNAAAKEGEMCVFFRNNHFSTMIKHKGHLYLLVTDQGFLHEQGLVWESLHNVEGDGNFCDSNFRLCHPRQRDAAAVAAAEPAGAPSPPPPPCDQQQQRQIDQDYLVAVSLQQESGGGASGPLSDLELARQLQQEEYQQQQGPQPAAPQVRGQGSQQPRGARRREKDSDCILL
- the bnipl gene encoding bcl-2/adenovirus E1B 19 kDa-interacting protein 2-like protein isoform X2; this translates as MSLECGRRPEYPEKTHAGTGRTCKLHPGRSEPGLEPETSELGSGCANLSRSESGDFHSAFLSPSPGDEDDDCGLDLDLDALETPSDSESLRFPVDDPDLEDESRGRGLASSRGSAAEAEPAGLMGALEREDVVDSRGTRWRCFSAGPGPAPHDGRVNMSVLQPFLRVLSHGGYYGDGMNDIIVFSSCYLPENTLENYRYVMDNLFRYLVGTLELMVRENYVIVYLCAGGHKDKLPAIGWLKECYHTIAWRLRKNLKGVFVVHPTWSIKALITIIKPFISSKFSRKLEFVGNLRELSARLPTQHVHIPECVATYDNSLLS
- the bnipl gene encoding bcl-2/adenovirus E1B 19 kDa-interacting protein 2-like protein isoform X1 is translated as MSTVTTTSRPSEAAGHVTLSSTCPVPSLDSQECSVAAATADTADSAEEGELDCEEERKVEEEEERDEETTRHLPSSLLSPERPVTLELSSCGGGGMERRRKVLVAPTLSVSLGRSESGDFHSAFLSPSPGDEDDDCGLDLDLDALETPSDSESLRFPVDDPDLEDESRGRGLASSRGSAAEAEPAGLMGALEREDVVDSRGTRWRCFSAGPGPAPHDGRVNMSVLQPFLRVLSHGGYYGDGMNDIIVFSSCYLPENTLENYRYVMDNLFRYLVGTLELMVRENYVIVYLCAGGHKDKLPAIGWLKECYHTIAWRLRKNLKGVFVVHPTWSIKALITIIKPFISSKFSRKLEFVGNLRELSARLPTQHVHIPECVATYDNSLLS